A stretch of Streptococcus sp. oral taxon 061 DNA encodes these proteins:
- a CDS encoding ABC transporter substrate-binding protein, which produces MKKLLFFLSCGWIFLTLSGCSSTTEAETSSEKDSDNTLVIYSPNPEDLIEETIPAFEEKYGIKVDLVQASTGELFKKAEAEKESPVADVIFGGSYALFSSNENLFEPYISQENDQIIPEYQNKTGFYTPYTLDVSVIIANSALTKDIKIEGYNDLLNPKLKGKIATADPSNSSSAFAQLTNMLVDQGGYENEQAWTYVKNLFSLVDGKIASSSSNVYKSVADGEMAVGLTYEDPALKLLNDGVDVKVIYPKEGTVFLPGNAAIIKNAKHMENAKKFIDFLLSQDIQDKLGTETTIRPIRKNAKTNKNMKSMTEINIATEDSDYVIQNKSAILKKYNDIFTNIQSKQ; this is translated from the coding sequence ATGAAAAAACTACTATTCTTTCTCTCTTGTGGATGGATATTTCTTACTTTATCAGGATGTTCTTCAACAACAGAAGCGGAAACTAGCTCTGAAAAAGATTCAGATAACACTTTGGTTATCTACTCGCCTAACCCTGAAGACCTTATCGAAGAAACAATCCCAGCCTTCGAAGAAAAATATGGTATTAAGGTTGACTTAGTACAAGCCAGCACTGGTGAATTGTTCAAAAAAGCTGAGGCTGAAAAAGAATCCCCTGTAGCCGATGTCATTTTCGGAGGCTCCTACGCCCTCTTCTCTTCTAACGAAAATCTTTTTGAACCTTATATTTCTCAAGAGAACGACCAGATAATCCCTGAATATCAAAATAAAACTGGATTCTACACGCCTTATACACTTGATGTCAGTGTCATCATTGCCAATTCAGCTCTTACAAAAGATATTAAAATTGAAGGCTACAATGATCTACTCAATCCTAAATTAAAAGGAAAAATCGCAACTGCTGATCCAAGTAATTCTTCTAGCGCCTTTGCTCAATTAACAAACATGCTCGTAGATCAGGGGGGCTATGAAAATGAGCAAGCTTGGACATATGTGAAAAATCTATTTAGCTTAGTAGATGGGAAAATTGCTTCTAGTTCTTCAAATGTCTACAAATCAGTCGCTGACGGAGAAATGGCTGTCGGACTCACCTATGAAGATCCTGCATTGAAACTCTTAAACGATGGCGTTGATGTAAAAGTCATTTATCCAAAAGAAGGAACCGTCTTTTTGCCTGGTAACGCAGCTATTATCAAAAATGCCAAACACATGGAAAACGCTAAAAAATTTATCGATTTCCTTCTTTCTCAAGACATTCAGGATAAACTAGGAACTGAAACAACCATTAGACCCATTCGAAAAAATGCTAAAACCAATAAAAATATGAAATCAATGACCGAAATCAATATCGCCACTGAAGATTCTGATTACGTCATCCAAAATAAATCAGCTATTCTTAAAAAGTACAATGATATTTTCACTAATATTCAATCGAAACAGTAA
- the leuS gene encoding leucine--tRNA ligase: MSFYNHKEIEPKWQKYWADNHTFKTGTDASKPKFYALDMFPYPSGAGLHVGHPEGYTATDILSRFKRAKGYNVLHPMGWDAFGLPAEQYAMDTGNDPAEFTAENIANFKRQINALGFSYDWDREVNTTDPNYYKWTQWIFTKLYENGLAYEAEVPVNWVEELGTAIANEEVLPDGTSERGGYPVVRKPMRQWMLKITAYAERLLNDLDDLDWPESIKDMQRNWIGKSTGANVTFKVKGTDKEFTVFTTRPDTLFGATFTVLAPEHELVDAITSPEQAEAVANYKHQASLKSDLARTDLAKEKTGVWTGAYAINPVNGKEIPIWIADYVLSSYGTGAVMAVPAHDQRDWEFAKQFGLPIVEVLEGGNVAEAAYTEDGLHVNSDFLNGLNKEEAIAKIVSWLEEKGFGQEKVTYRLRDWLFSRQRYWGEPIPIIHWEDGTSTAVPESELPLVLPVTKDIRPSGTGESPLANLTDWLEVTREDGVKGRRETNTMPQWAGSSWYYLRYIDPHNTEKLADEDLLKQWLPVDIYVGGAEHAVLHLLYARFWHKFLYDLGVVPTKEPFQKLFNQGMILGTSYRDHRGALVATDKVEKRDGSFFHVETGEELEQAPAKMSKSLKNVVNPDDVVEQYGADTLRVYEMFMGPLDASIAWSEEGLEGSRKFLDRVYRLITSKEIVAENNGALDKVYNETVKAVTEQIESMKFNTAIAQLMVFVNAANKEDKLYVDYAKGFIQLIAPFAPHLAEELWQTVAATGESISYVAWPTWDESKLVEDEIEIVVQIKGKVRAKLMVAKDLSREELQEVALADEKVKAEIDGKEIVKVIAVPNKLVNIVVK; this comes from the coding sequence ATGAGTTTTTACAATCATAAGGAAATTGAGCCTAAGTGGCAAAAATACTGGGCTGACAATCACACTTTTAAAACAGGAACAGATGCCTCAAAACCTAAGTTTTACGCATTGGACATGTTCCCTTACCCATCTGGAGCAGGTCTTCACGTAGGACACCCAGAAGGCTACACAGCAACTGATATCCTCAGCCGTTTCAAACGTGCCAAAGGTTACAATGTCCTTCACCCAATGGGATGGGATGCCTTTGGTTTGCCTGCTGAGCAATACGCTATGGATACTGGTAATGACCCAGCAGAATTCACAGCGGAAAACATTGCCAACTTCAAACGCCAAATCAATGCGCTTGGATTCTCTTACGACTGGGACCGTGAAGTCAATACTACAGATCCAAACTACTACAAGTGGACGCAATGGATTTTCACTAAGCTTTACGAAAATGGTTTGGCTTATGAAGCTGAAGTGCCAGTAAACTGGGTTGAAGAGTTGGGAACAGCTATCGCCAACGAAGAAGTACTTCCAGATGGAACATCTGAGCGTGGTGGCTATCCAGTTGTCCGCAAACCAATGCGCCAATGGATGCTTAAAATTACTGCCTATGCGGAGCGCTTGCTCAATGACTTGGATGATCTTGACTGGCCAGAGTCTATCAAAGATATGCAACGCAACTGGATTGGGAAATCAACTGGTGCCAATGTCACTTTCAAAGTAAAAGGGACTGACAAGGAATTCACTGTCTTTACGACACGTCCAGACACCCTCTTTGGTGCGACCTTCACTGTTTTGGCGCCTGAGCATGAACTAGTAGATGCCATCACAAGTCCTGAACAAGCTGAGGCTGTAGCGAACTACAAACACCAAGCTAGCTTGAAGTCAGACTTGGCTCGTACAGATCTTGCCAAGGAAAAAACAGGGGTTTGGACTGGAGCTTATGCTATTAACCCTGTTAATGGTAAGGAAATCCCAATCTGGATTGCGGATTACGTTTTGTCTAGCTATGGTACAGGTGCTGTTATGGCTGTACCTGCCCACGACCAACGTGACTGGGAATTTGCTAAACAATTCGGCCTTCCAATCGTAGAAGTCTTGGAAGGTGGAAACGTAGCAGAAGCTGCTTACACAGAGGATGGCCTTCACGTCAACTCTGACTTCTTGAACGGTCTCAACAAAGAAGAAGCGATTGCTAAAATCGTGTCTTGGCTAGAAGAAAAAGGCTTTGGTCAAGAGAAGGTGACTTACCGCCTTCGCGACTGGCTCTTTAGCCGTCAACGTTACTGGGGTGAACCAATCCCAATTATTCATTGGGAAGATGGAACTTCAACAGCTGTTCCAGAAAGTGAATTGCCACTTGTCTTGCCAGTAACCAAGGACATACGCCCTTCAGGTACTGGAGAAAGCCCATTGGCGAACTTGACAGACTGGCTTGAAGTGACTCGTGAAGATGGTGTTAAAGGTCGTCGTGAAACAAATACTATGCCACAATGGGCAGGTTCAAGCTGGTATTACCTCCGTTATATCGATCCACACAACACTGAGAAATTAGCCGATGAGGACCTCCTCAAACAATGGTTGCCAGTCGATATCTATGTGGGTGGTGCAGAACACGCTGTTCTCCACTTGCTTTACGCTCGTTTCTGGCACAAATTCCTCTATGACCTTGGTGTTGTACCGACTAAAGAGCCATTCCAAAAACTCTTTAACCAAGGAATGATCTTAGGAACAAGCTACCGTGACCACCGTGGTGCTCTTGTGGCAACTGACAAGGTTGAAAAACGTGATGGTTCCTTCTTCCATGTGGAAACAGGCGAAGAGTTGGAGCAAGCACCAGCCAAGATGTCTAAATCCCTCAAGAACGTGGTTAACCCAGACGATGTGGTGGAACAATACGGTGCGGATACCCTTCGTGTCTATGAAATGTTCATGGGACCACTAGATGCTTCTATCGCTTGGTCAGAAGAAGGTTTGGAAGGAAGCCGTAAATTCCTTGACCGTGTTTACCGTTTGATTACAAGTAAAGAAATCGTTGCGGAAAACAATGGCGCTCTTGACAAGGTTTATAACGAAACTGTTAAGGCTGTCACTGAGCAAATAGAGTCGATGAAATTCAACACAGCCATTGCTCAGCTCATGGTCTTTGTCAATGCGGCGAATAAGGAAGACAAACTCTATGTGGATTACGCCAAAGGCTTTATCCAATTGATTGCCCCATTTGCGCCTCACTTGGCAGAAGAACTCTGGCAAACAGTCGCAGCAACAGGTGAGTCTATCTCTTATGTAGCTTGGCCAACATGGGATGAAAGCAAATTGGTTGAAGACGAAATTGAAATCGTCGTCCAAATCAAAGGTAAAGTCCGTGCTAAACTCATGGTCGCTAAAGACCTATCACGAGAAGAATTGCAAGAAGTCGCTCTCGCTGACGAAAAAGTCAAAGCAGAGATCGATGGCAAGGAAATTGTGAAAGTGATTGCGGTACCGAATAAGCTCGTGAATATTGTCGTTAAATAA
- a CDS encoding MarR family winged helix-turn-helix transcriptional regulator: MNKKELHKFNNRFNSFALAFEQLKKAQHRNSIDKSITINEVHLIDLIGRNQPVNLVKLSELLEVSRSAITQSVRRLTQKDLVAFEFASDNEKNKYLILSQKGVDVFNIHKEQQEYIETAIFSVLNNYSEKDLQMIMKLMDDVEKVWQELPW, translated from the coding sequence ATGAATAAGAAAGAACTGCATAAGTTTAATAATCGTTTTAACAGCTTTGCTTTAGCTTTTGAACAGTTGAAAAAAGCTCAGCATAGGAACAGTATTGATAAATCAATCACTATTAATGAAGTCCATTTGATCGACCTGATAGGCCGCAATCAGCCTGTGAATCTAGTGAAATTATCTGAGTTACTTGAAGTATCTAGGAGTGCCATTACTCAGAGTGTTAGACGTTTAACCCAGAAAGACCTCGTTGCTTTTGAATTTGCATCGGATAATGAAAAGAATAAATATCTGATATTATCCCAAAAAGGGGTTGACGTTTTTAACATTCATAAAGAACAGCAAGAATATATAGAGACAGCCATTTTTTCAGTTTTAAATAACTATAGTGAAAAGGACCTTCAAATGATTATGAAATTGATGGATGATGTTGAAAAGGTATGGCAAGAATTACCGTGGTAA
- a CDS encoding acyl-CoA thioesterase/BAAT N-terminal domain-containing protein, with the protein MNIKIELISESDLADESFNIVIDGLKPRETYRVEMFLSDYYCINAPMLLAHDVLWKSTATFVSDMNGIIDISQTPSCSGSDEDIAIMGLFFNAKPFTNKEKKLSNSLSKIPLLDHFFVEVKIMQGSTVIAERTFTRHYMSSQISHQDIYGKHFQGRLFYDQKAIKAPALIIVSGSEGRIEKAQNIAQLLSSRGYICLAVAYFGLEGLPKHLERIPLECLVEAKDYLRQHHQVDSERIGIYGRSKGAELVLAEESIFNDVQCLVLNSPSDVVYEGIKGKWNSHTSSWTYLQRELPYQKFRLRDYLFSKLFRKSFPKDRTAKIDIGQMHSPILLLGSTVDEIWDASSAIDDIVSDYKGHHITFKKYHETGHMLTVAYQPNHRYRKDWRLLMRESKDSWLATIHFFDRHLKKK; encoded by the coding sequence ATGAATATAAAAATTGAACTGATTTCAGAGTCTGATTTAGCAGACGAATCTTTTAATATTGTCATCGATGGCTTAAAACCAAGAGAAACATATCGAGTCGAAATGTTTCTATCCGATTATTATTGTATCAATGCTCCCATGCTATTAGCTCATGATGTCTTATGGAAATCAACAGCGACTTTTGTATCGGATATGAATGGTATTATTGATATTTCACAAACTCCATCTTGTTCTGGCTCTGATGAAGATATTGCAATAATGGGGTTATTCTTTAATGCCAAGCCCTTTACCAATAAGGAAAAGAAACTGTCAAACTCTCTTTCTAAAATTCCCTTATTAGATCATTTTTTTGTGGAAGTCAAAATTATGCAAGGAAGTACTGTCATTGCAGAGAGAACTTTCACAAGACATTACATGAGTTCGCAAATTAGTCATCAAGATATTTACGGGAAACATTTTCAAGGGAGACTCTTTTATGATCAAAAGGCAATAAAAGCACCAGCATTGATTATTGTGAGCGGTAGTGAAGGAAGGATTGAAAAGGCACAGAATATAGCTCAGCTTCTATCTTCTAGAGGTTATATTTGCCTAGCAGTTGCCTACTTTGGTTTAGAGGGGTTGCCAAAACATTTGGAACGTATTCCTTTAGAGTGCCTTGTGGAAGCAAAGGATTATCTACGTCAGCATCATCAAGTAGATAGTGAAAGAATTGGAATCTATGGACGGTCTAAGGGAGCAGAGTTAGTTTTAGCTGAGGAGAGCATTTTTAATGACGTTCAATGTTTGGTACTAAATTCACCCTCTGATGTGGTGTATGAAGGGATAAAAGGGAAATGGAACTCCCATACTTCTTCTTGGACGTATTTGCAAAGAGAACTTCCCTATCAAAAGTTTCGACTTAGAGATTATCTGTTTAGCAAACTTTTTAGAAAAAGCTTCCCTAAAGATCGTACTGCTAAGATAGATATTGGTCAAATGCATTCACCTATCTTATTGCTCGGAAGTACTGTTGATGAAATATGGGATGCCTCGTCAGCAATTGATGATATTGTCTCAGATTATAAAGGACACCACATTACATTTAAAAAATATCATGAAACAGGTCACATGTTGACAGTGGCTTATCAACCAAATCACCGTTATCGAAAAGATTGGCGTTTATTGATGAGAGAGAGTAAGGATTCTTGGCTAGCTACGATTCATTTTTTTGATAGGCATTTGAAGAAGAAATAA
- a CDS encoding YjdF family protein, with product METISIGLTVYFEDGFWHGLFEQVYRETYQVCRVTFGQEPKDDEILEILQTQFTQLSFSPEATVKQHVKIKNPKRLQRAVKKQVKQKVSSKSKELLQLQYEERKKISKHQSSVQKQLLKQEKFERKQQKRREKHKGH from the coding sequence GTGGAAACAATTTCAATTGGATTGACAGTTTATTTTGAAGATGGATTTTGGCATGGTTTGTTCGAACAAGTGTATCGAGAAACTTATCAAGTTTGTCGTGTGACATTTGGTCAGGAGCCAAAAGATGATGAAATTCTAGAGATCTTACAGACTCAGTTTACTCAATTATCTTTTAGTCCAGAAGCTACAGTTAAGCAGCATGTAAAAATCAAGAATCCTAAACGATTACAGCGAGCTGTGAAGAAACAAGTAAAGCAGAAAGTTTCTTCCAAGTCGAAAGAATTATTGCAGTTGCAGTATGAGGAAAGGAAAAAGATTTCAAAACATCAATCTAGTGTCCAAAAACAATTGCTCAAACAAGAGAAATTCGAACGCAAACAGCAAAAACGTAGAGAGAAGCACAAGGGGCATTAA
- a CDS encoding GNAT family N-acetyltransferase → MPVNEYGQMIGEPVDDTPGVLPSLVRIEGQYTIIEALSVEKHAEDLLAVYGPDSPREMWTYLFQPPVENLEELIVALKQMLERKDRFYYAIIDKATGKALGTFSLMRIDQANRVIEVGAVTFSPALKHTRMGTEAQFLLARYVFEELNYRRYEWKCDALNLPSRKAAERLGFVYEGTFRQAVIYKGRTRDTDWLSMIDKDWPQVKACLEAWLKSENFDEEGHQLKSLRDC, encoded by the coding sequence ATGCCTGTGAATGAATATGGTCAGATGATTGGTGAACCTGTAGACGACACACCTGGAGTTTTACCGTCACTTGTACGAATAGAAGGACAGTATACGATTATTGAAGCTCTATCAGTCGAAAAGCATGCGGAGGATTTATTGGCTGTTTATGGTCCAGATAGCCCTCGTGAAATGTGGACCTATCTCTTTCAACCACCAGTAGAAAATCTCGAAGAATTAATCGTAGCTTTGAAGCAGATGCTTGAGCGTAAGGATCGTTTCTATTATGCGATTATCGATAAAGCGACTGGAAAGGCACTGGGGACTTTTTCTCTCATGCGTATTGACCAAGCTAATCGCGTGATTGAAGTTGGTGCGGTGACCTTTTCTCCGGCTCTCAAGCACACAAGAATGGGGACAGAAGCCCAGTTTTTATTAGCCCGTTATGTCTTTGAAGAGCTTAACTATCGCCGCTATGAGTGGAAGTGCGATGCCCTCAATCTTCCATCTAGAAAAGCAGCAGAACGTTTGGGATTTGTCTATGAAGGAACCTTCCGCCAAGCTGTTATCTATAAAGGTCGCACCAGAGATACGGATTGGTTGTCCATGATTGATAAGGACTGGCCTCAAGTCAAAGCTTGCTTGGAAGCGTGGTTAAAATCTGAGAATTTTGATGAAGAAGGCCATCAGTTGAAATCTCTTAGAGATTGCTAG
- a CDS encoding GNAT family N-acetyltransferase, which translates to MIKITKERSVSIDDVLHLYQAVGWTNYTNQPQMLAQALSHSLATYLARDGEKIVGLVRLVGDGFSSVFVQDLIVLPTYQRQGIGSNLMKEVLADYKGAYQVQLATEQTEKTLGFYRSLGFETLSTYDCTGMIWVDRKKLK; encoded by the coding sequence ATGATTAAGATTACAAAAGAAAGATCTGTTTCAATTGATGACGTTTTACATCTCTATCAGGCAGTTGGTTGGACAAACTATACCAATCAGCCCCAAATGTTGGCCCAGGCCTTGTCTCATTCGCTAGCGACTTATCTTGCCCGTGATGGTGAGAAAATCGTTGGTTTAGTGCGTCTGGTTGGAGACGGTTTTTCATCCGTTTTTGTCCAGGATTTGATTGTCTTGCCTACTTATCAGCGTCAAGGAATTGGTAGTAACTTGATGAAAGAAGTCTTAGCTGACTATAAGGGTGCCTACCAAGTACAACTAGCGACTGAACAGACTGAAAAAACATTGGGGTTTTACCGTTCTCTGGGGTTTGAAACCTTATCTACTTATGATTGTACAGGAATGATTTGGGTGGATCGAAAAAAATTAAAATAA
- a CDS encoding ABC transporter ATP-binding protein, with product MILQAKGLTKNYGDHIAVRNINLEFKKGSFNAILGPNGAGKSTTISMLIGLKRATNGQIIYAPNTRIGVVFQASVLDEKLTVKENLTIRAQQYKGIKGGRVEDLINQLGLTAFQKQLYGTLSGGQKRRVDIARALLSNPDILFLDEPTTGLDIQTRKSIWDLLYRLQRDEGMTIILTTHYLDEADEADQLYIIDHGKVIAQGSATEIKSEYASNLLKICFKDKQVEKFLPKNMPVEKENEFEYSLYPENQLEAIDYLTQVREKIAGFEFRPGTMDDAFIALTGREVR from the coding sequence ATGATTTTACAAGCAAAAGGTCTCACTAAGAACTATGGAGACCATATAGCAGTTAGAAATATAAATTTAGAGTTTAAAAAAGGGAGTTTTAATGCAATATTAGGACCTAACGGGGCTGGGAAATCGACAACGATTTCAATGTTAATCGGACTTAAACGAGCAACTAATGGTCAAATCATCTATGCGCCCAATACTAGGATTGGAGTTGTTTTTCAAGCAAGTGTATTGGATGAAAAGTTGACAGTCAAAGAAAACCTAACCATTCGAGCCCAGCAGTATAAGGGGATTAAAGGTGGTCGTGTGGAAGATTTAATCAATCAACTAGGGTTGACTGCTTTTCAGAAACAACTTTATGGAACTTTATCAGGAGGACAGAAACGTCGAGTTGATATTGCTCGGGCTCTCCTATCCAATCCCGATATTTTATTTCTAGATGAGCCTACGACTGGACTAGATATTCAGACCCGCAAATCCATTTGGGATTTATTGTATCGTCTACAAAGAGATGAAGGGATGACTATTATCTTAACGACTCATTATCTGGATGAAGCAGATGAGGCAGATCAACTTTATATTATAGATCATGGAAAGGTTATTGCCCAAGGTTCTGCTACTGAGATTAAAAGTGAGTACGCTTCCAATCTTTTAAAAATTTGTTTTAAAGACAAGCAAGTGGAGAAATTCTTACCTAAAAATATGCCTGTGGAAAAAGAAAATGAGTTTGAGTATAGTCTTTATCCCGAGAACCAATTGGAAGCTATTGATTATTTGACCCAAGTTCGTGAGAAGATTGCTGGCTTTGAATTTCGTCCAGGAACTATGGATGATGCCTTCATAGCCCTTACAGGAAGAGAGGTGCGCTAA
- a CDS encoding ABC transporter permease → MLALLKRDFLLYFRNRSGVFFSLLGALISFLLYIIFLQKNLMDAWSQLPDNKSLLNNWLMGGTLAVTGITTSFTALTQMVQDRENQVDQDLFLTDLGSWGLQLSYLISSLIISFVMQAFMLIVMSLYFQEIPAMSKLFEISLIMLLSSLLSTLVNALLIYHFQSVDSLGKLATIVGTASGFLVGTYVPMGILPNFAQVLMKCTPATYLASLYRQVLMKEQLETTFMGNSSLLEEFQEKLGIRLNWQNLLTKEETYLIVVSICLLTFLLWLVVVKISSKKIKFIG, encoded by the coding sequence ATGTTAGCCTTATTAAAACGTGATTTTTTGTTGTATTTTCGTAATCGTTCAGGAGTCTTTTTCTCATTACTGGGAGCTTTGATTTCCTTTCTACTCTATATCATTTTTTTGCAGAAAAATTTGATGGATGCCTGGTCCCAACTTCCTGATAATAAGAGCCTTTTAAATAACTGGCTGATGGGTGGAACTTTGGCTGTGACTGGGATTACAACCAGTTTTACAGCTTTGACCCAGATGGTACAAGACCGTGAAAATCAAGTGGATCAGGATCTCTTTTTGACAGACTTAGGGAGCTGGGGCTTGCAACTGTCTTATCTTATTAGTAGCCTTATCATTTCCTTTGTTATGCAAGCCTTTATGCTTATTGTTATGAGCCTTTATTTTCAAGAAATTCCAGCTATGAGTAAGCTATTTGAAATAAGTTTAATCATGCTACTAAGTAGTCTCCTTTCAACATTGGTAAATGCACTCTTGATTTACCATTTCCAGTCAGTAGATAGTCTGGGTAAATTGGCTACAATTGTAGGTACAGCTTCAGGATTTTTAGTAGGAACTTATGTACCAATGGGAATTCTTCCTAACTTCGCTCAAGTTCTCATGAAGTGCACACCGGCTACCTATCTTGCTTCTCTCTATAGACAGGTCTTAATGAAGGAGCAATTAGAAACTACATTTATGGGGAATAGTAGCTTATTAGAAGAGTTTCAAGAAAAATTAGGAATCCGGCTTAATTGGCAGAACCTTTTAACAAAGGAAGAAACATACTTAATAGTGGTGAGTATCTGCCTCCTAACTTTTCTGCTTTGGCTAGTAGTAGTTAAAATCTCTAGCAAAAAAATAAAATTTATAGGTTAA
- a CDS encoding AraC family transcriptional regulator: MVQQSRLLRDNPSDFPYDFEKQILSKQSSNTIYHWHPELEIVYVKKGPATFYINSERFESHEGDIFLIQPTSPHAIYPIENQEQISTVFRIHLDFLGRSQIDSFSQRYIQPIYSGHFYLTPRISSDDHAYELIRDCLLSLFSILEEQSIYYDLLLKAKLYEFLYLLFKYRYVNRHYTDDTYQKYQKLKEMIGYLERHYAEPIQIDQLAATFGYSKNHFMNIFKQHTGTSCMEYLIRLRLEKACEKLVQTNQSVQEIASQVGFTNLSNFNRQFKQHFQLTPRQYRNQQLKKES; encoded by the coding sequence ATGGTTCAGCAGTCAAGACTTTTACGAGATAACCCATCTGATTTTCCCTATGATTTTGAAAAACAAATCTTATCTAAGCAATCTTCTAATACCATCTATCATTGGCATCCTGAACTCGAGATTGTCTATGTCAAAAAAGGACCTGCTACCTTCTATATCAACTCTGAGCGCTTTGAAAGTCATGAAGGCGATATTTTTCTAATTCAGCCAACTTCTCCTCACGCTATCTACCCTATTGAAAATCAAGAACAAATTTCTACAGTTTTTCGTATCCATCTCGATTTCCTAGGTAGAAGTCAAATTGACAGCTTTAGCCAACGCTATATTCAACCTATATACTCTGGGCATTTTTATCTCACTCCTCGGATTTCGTCAGATGATCATGCTTATGAACTGATTCGCGATTGTCTTTTATCTCTTTTTTCTATCCTTGAAGAGCAGAGTATTTATTATGATCTCCTTTTAAAGGCAAAACTCTATGAATTTCTCTATCTTCTCTTTAAGTACAGGTATGTCAATCGCCACTATACGGATGATACCTATCAAAAATACCAGAAATTAAAAGAAATGATAGGTTATCTTGAGCGACACTATGCAGAACCCATTCAAATTGACCAGCTTGCTGCTACATTTGGATACAGCAAAAATCACTTTATGAATATTTTCAAACAACACACCGGGACAAGTTGTATGGAATATCTCATACGATTGCGCCTGGAAAAAGCTTGCGAAAAGCTCGTTCAGACCAATCAAAGTGTTCAAGAAATAGCAAGCCAGGTCGGTTTTACCAACCTCTCAAATTTCAATCGACAATTCAAACAACACTTCCAACTAACTCCTAGACAATATCGAAACCAACAACTCAAAAAAGAATCCTAA
- a CDS encoding OFA family MFS transporter: protein MKETFNRWQVLAASTAILLCTGAVYSFSVFAGPLSSSTGWSMSEIMLAFAINSAIGPVPMILGGYLVDKGYVKWTIALGALLFASGFYLTGYASSPAMLYLTYGLMAGLGQGFAYSGALSNSLRLFPDKRGLASGILTGGMGFAAVIASPVASSLIQKQDAFFAFRTIGLIYIVVIIAAIFFIKAAPSGYQPAGWKAPVQTKQGPANKNWKEMLQSPLFYIIISMFFVGAFSGLMIASQASPIGQSMFGLSAGTAALYVSLYSIANSSGRFIWGSLSDKIGRSKTLLIIYSVIVLALFSLTIVPGQFGFTLGIIGLGICFGGVMGVFPSIVMENYGSANQGVNYGIVFTGYSLAAFFAPKVAVQMAAANNGNYSAAFYVAIALAVVGLLLNLLYMKKKG, encoded by the coding sequence ATGAAAGAGACATTCAATCGTTGGCAAGTTCTAGCTGCGTCAACTGCTATTCTTCTCTGTACAGGTGCTGTCTATTCCTTTTCAGTTTTTGCTGGACCTTTAAGCTCCTCAACAGGTTGGTCTATGTCCGAGATTATGCTCGCATTTGCTATTAACTCAGCTATCGGACCGGTTCCGATGATTCTTGGAGGTTACCTGGTAGACAAGGGATATGTGAAATGGACAATTGCACTTGGTGCCCTTCTATTTGCTAGTGGCTTCTATCTAACTGGTTATGCAAGTTCCCCAGCCATGCTCTATCTGACCTACGGTTTGATGGCAGGTCTTGGTCAAGGATTTGCCTATTCAGGAGCCCTCTCAAATTCTCTTCGCCTCTTCCCAGATAAACGTGGTTTAGCTTCTGGGATTCTAACAGGAGGTATGGGATTTGCCGCAGTTATTGCGTCACCAGTTGCAAGTAGTCTCATTCAAAAACAAGATGCCTTCTTTGCTTTTCGAACCATTGGACTTATCTATATTGTTGTGATTATCGCTGCCATTTTCTTCATCAAGGCTGCACCAAGTGGCTACCAACCAGCAGGTTGGAAAGCTCCCGTACAAACTAAACAAGGACCTGCTAATAAAAACTGGAAAGAAATGCTACAAAGTCCACTATTTTACATCATTATCAGCATGTTCTTTGTCGGTGCCTTCTCTGGTTTGATGATTGCCTCTCAAGCATCCCCAATTGGTCAATCCATGTTTGGACTCTCTGCTGGTACAGCAGCTCTCTATGTCTCTCTCTATTCAATCGCAAACTCTAGCGGACGCTTTATCTGGGGATCACTCTCTGATAAAATTGGTCGTTCTAAGACCTTATTGATTATCTATTCTGTTATCGTATTGGCGCTCTTCTCCTTAACTATCGTCCCTGGTCAATTTGGCTTTACTCTAGGAATCATCGGTCTTGGCATCTGCTTCGGCGGTGTTATGGGTGTCTTCCCATCTATTGTCATGGAGAACTACGGATCTGCTAATCAGGGAGTCAACTACGGTATCGTCTTCACAGGTTATTCTTTAGCTGCATTTTTTGCACCTAAAGTTGCGGTTCAAATGGCAGCAGCTAACAATGGAAATTACAGTGCCGCATTCTACGTTGCTATCGCTCTCGCAGTTGTTGGGCTTCTTCTCAATCTCCTTTACATGAAGAAGAAAGGTTAG